In Strigops habroptila isolate Jane chromosome 4, bStrHab1.2.pri, whole genome shotgun sequence, a single genomic region encodes these proteins:
- the ATPAF2 gene encoding ATP synthase mitochondrial F1 complex assembly factor 2: MWRRCRRLLRGRAPLPRPPPAATGTAPLGPGGGRAYAPPGERKRFYQNVSISQGEGGFEINLDHRKLKTPQAKLFTVPSEALAIAVATEWDSQKDTIKFYTMHLTTLCNTALDNPTQRSKMQLIRAAVKFLETDTVCYRVEEPPALAELQKNEWDPIVAWAEERYNVAIGSSTSILGPNIPASTKDTFVSHLASYNMWALQGIEYIITQLKSLILSMGVIDRHITVEKAVLLSRLEEEYQIHRWGNVEWAHDYDLCELRARAAAGTLFVHLCSESSTVKHKLLQD; the protein is encoded by the exons aTGTggcgccgctgccgccggctGCTCCGCGGCCGCGCCCCGCTCCCCcgcccgcctcccgccgccACCGGGACCGCCCCGCTCGGGCCGGGCGGGGGCCGGGCCTACGCGCCGCCGGGAG AGAGGAAGCGGTTTTACCAGAACGTGAGCATCTCGCAAGGAGAAG GAGGCTTTGAAATAAACCTGGACCACCGAAAGCTGAAAACACCCCAGGCCAAGCTCTTCACTGTGCCCAGCGAGGCCTTGGCCATTGCAGTGGCAACAGAGTGGGACTCCCAGAAAGACACCATCAAGTTCTACACCATGCATCTG ACCACACTGTGCAACACGGCGCTGGACAATCCcacacagagaagcaaaatgcaGCTGATCCGAGCGGCCGTGAAGTTCCTGGAGACTGACACTGTCTG CTATCGTGTGGAGGAGCCACCTGCCCTGGCGGAGCTGCAGAAGAACGAATGGGATCCCATTGTTGCCTGGGCTGAGGAAAG GTACAACGTAGCAATCGGTTCCTCCACCAGCATCCTGGGGCCAAACATCCCAGCCAGCACCAAGGATACCTTCGTCAGCCATCTGGCATCCTACAACATGTGGGCCCTGCAAG GTATAGAATATATAATCACCCAGCTGAAATCTCTGATCCTGTCCATGGGGGTGATTGACAGGCACATTACAGTAGAGAAAGCCGTGCTTCTGTCTCGCCTGGAGGAAGAATACCAG atCCACCGCTGGGGCAATGTGGAGTGGGCCCACGACTATGATCTGTGTGAGCTGCGTGCTCGGGCTGCAGCTGGCACTCTCTTTGTCCACCTCTGTTCAGAGAGCTCGACTGTAAAACACAAGCTGCTGCAGGACTga